One window of Saccharopolyspora phatthalungensis genomic DNA carries:
- a CDS encoding M16 family metallopeptidase codes for MTRATHRSAEEIGRTELGPRPLPPLGEPRPGRPSATVDTVLDNGLRVIAVRHGVVPMVELRLRIPFADEAPKHPARAELLAETLLTGTERRNRVQVDTDLAAVGGALNTIVDPERLSITGDALASGLDTLLDVLADALTGAVYRDEEVEGERARLVERITVARSQPRVIAREELQRHRYGDHPFVREVPQADDVASVTAEEVRILHREAVLPRGSVLVLVGDIDPDQAVAGVARILTDWHSEDSARELPSLPAVRGGDVRLVHRPGAVQSQLRFSAQALARTDPQYPALQIANLVFGGYFSSRLVENIREDKGYTYSAHSSFEFTRGNGTVLVDADTASEVTAAALLETRYELARLALVPPTESEVESARQYAIGSLLTSTASQSGMASTLMALAAAGLGHDWLFAHPERLRAITAEQVAEAARLFAPTAFTGVVVGDADKLADELLLLGGVVLS; via the coding sequence ATGACCCGCGCAACGCACCGCAGCGCCGAGGAAATCGGCCGCACCGAGCTCGGCCCGCGGCCGCTGCCGCCGCTCGGCGAGCCCCGTCCCGGCCGCCCATCGGCCACTGTGGACACCGTGTTGGACAACGGGCTGCGGGTGATCGCCGTTCGGCACGGCGTGGTCCCGATGGTCGAGCTGCGCCTGCGGATTCCGTTCGCCGATGAGGCCCCGAAGCACCCGGCCCGCGCCGAGTTGCTGGCCGAGACGCTGCTGACCGGCACCGAGCGCCGCAACCGCGTCCAGGTGGACACCGATCTGGCCGCGGTGGGCGGTGCCCTGAACACGATCGTCGACCCGGAACGGCTCAGCATCACCGGCGACGCACTGGCCAGCGGGCTGGACACCCTGCTCGATGTGCTCGCCGACGCGCTGACCGGCGCGGTGTACCGCGACGAGGAGGTCGAGGGGGAGCGAGCTCGGCTGGTTGAGCGGATCACCGTCGCGCGCTCGCAGCCGCGGGTCATCGCGCGAGAGGAGCTGCAGCGGCACCGCTACGGCGACCACCCGTTCGTCCGCGAGGTGCCGCAGGCCGACGACGTCGCCTCGGTCACCGCCGAGGAAGTCCGCATCCTGCACCGCGAAGCCGTGCTGCCGCGTGGTTCGGTGCTGGTCCTGGTCGGCGACATCGACCCGGACCAGGCGGTGGCCGGCGTCGCACGCATCCTGACCGACTGGCACTCCGAGGACAGCGCGCGGGAACTGCCGTCGCTGCCCGCGGTGCGCGGTGGCGACGTCCGGCTGGTGCACCGGCCCGGTGCGGTGCAGTCGCAGCTGCGATTCTCCGCGCAGGCGCTGGCGCGCACCGACCCGCAGTACCCGGCGCTGCAGATCGCGAACCTCGTCTTCGGCGGCTATTTCTCGTCGCGGCTGGTCGAGAACATCCGCGAGGACAAGGGCTACACCTACAGCGCGCACTCGTCGTTCGAGTTCACCCGGGGCAACGGCACGGTCCTCGTCGACGCCGACACCGCGAGCGAGGTCACGGCGGCCGCGCTGCTGGAGACCCGGTACGAGCTGGCCCGGTTGGCACTGGTGCCGCCGACCGAGTCGGAGGTCGAGTCGGCCCGGCAGTATGCCATCGGCAGCCTGCTGACCTCCACCGCCTCGCAGTCCGGGATGGCGTCCACGCTCATGGCGCTGGCCGCTGCCGGGCTCGGGCACGACTGGCTCTTCGCGCACCCGGAGCGGTTGCGGGCGATCACTGCCGAGCAGGTGGCCGAGGCAGCGCGGCTGTTCGCCCCGACCGCGTTCACGGGCGTGGTCGTCGGCGACGCGGACAAGCTCGCCGACGAGCTGCTGTTGCTCGGGGGCGTGGTGCTGTCGTGA